One genomic window of Microbacterium sp. BH-3-3-3 includes the following:
- a CDS encoding helix-turn-helix domain-containing protein, producing MTQPAAIDDARATPTDARTDVATTTDAGVPAEASVGGRIRDLRQSRGISARALAKTLGISPSAVSQIERGVMQPSVSRLIAITDALGVPLVAAFDPASDRPVEPAGPSGFTLQRAGQTPDIVLDSGVSFRRLTPGSSPGIDYFESIYPPGAAAHGADGLFHHEGYEVGTVVAGELTIDFEAERVILRAGDAISYPCSVPHRLHNTGDADAVAHWLIVHG from the coding sequence ATGACGCAGCCCGCCGCCATTGACGACGCCCGCGCCACGCCCACCGATGCCCGCACCGACGTCGCGACCACGACGGACGCGGGAGTACCCGCCGAGGCATCCGTCGGCGGACGCATCCGCGACCTGCGCCAGTCCCGCGGCATCTCCGCACGCGCCCTCGCGAAGACCCTCGGCATCTCCCCCAGCGCCGTCTCGCAGATCGAGCGGGGAGTGATGCAGCCGAGCGTCTCGCGCCTCATCGCCATCACCGACGCCCTCGGGGTTCCGCTCGTGGCGGCCTTCGACCCGGCATCCGACCGCCCCGTCGAACCCGCCGGCCCCTCGGGATTCACGCTGCAGCGCGCGGGGCAGACGCCCGACATCGTGCTCGACAGCGGGGTGTCGTTCCGTCGCCTCACCCCCGGTTCGTCACCGGGCATCGACTACTTCGAATCGATCTACCCGCCCGGAGCCGCCGCCCACGGCGCCGACGGCCTCTTCCATCACGAGGGGTACGAGGTCGGCACGGTCGTGGCGGGCGAGCTCACCATCGACTTCGAAGCCGAGCGCGTGATCCTGCGCGCCGGCGACGCGATCAGCTACCCCTGCTCGGTCCCCCACCGCCTGCACAACACCGGCGACGCGGATGCCGTGGCGCACTGGCTGATCGTGCACGGCTGA